From the genome of Bactrocera oleae isolate idBacOlea1 chromosome 2, idBacOlea1, whole genome shotgun sequence, one region includes:
- the LOC106620605 gene encoding mitochondrial import receptor subunit TOM40 homolog 1, translating into MTCDWCPRKCTQQFPACFQPYPGSTEKKNPGNIHDLHLFAQRINPKYYDGIELDYAHRLAANKIITCNWLWSRTRPSGFRFGGNYSLRLYDDFLQTPTIMADINPTTLASNVSIVFFPHHALRLEAAMQRAAEDLPLETQTTIELMRPSTTLTWNLYNAHSQRGRSTVSLMRSITNSWALGGELLLEWTDPRSLITEAALAARYSKHNYQVAASASRRGLDISYWQRIHQRIQMATMVAWNRKTQKTIASISYQWDFEDSVVRSMVNSDLSVGFQYYRSLPHIPCGMGLSALISLLNNRLAFGLKFVLDPSGQRRGDE; encoded by the exons ATGACGTGCGATTGGTGTCCACGGAAGTGCACCCAACAGTTTCCAGCATGCTTCCAGCCTTACCCCGGTTCTACGGAGAAAAAGAACCCCGGCAATATTCATGATCTCCATCTATTTGCACAACGTATTAATCCGAAATATTACGATGGCATCGAATTGGACTACGCACATCGGCTTGCGGCCAACAAAATTATCACGTGCAATTGGTTGTGGAGTCGCACTCGGCCTTCGGGATTTCGTTTCGGCGGCAATTATTCTTTACGCCTATATGATGATTTTTTA caaaCGCCCACCATCATGGCAGACATCAATCCAACTACACTGGCTTCCAATGTTAGTATCGTTTTTTTTCCACACCACGCATTACGATTGGAGGCAGCCATGCAACGCGCCGCCGAAGATTTGCCGCTCGAAACTCAGACAACTATCGAGCTCATGCGTCCATCGACTACACTCACCTGGAACTTGTATAATGCCCATTCGCAGAGGGGTCGCAGTACCGTATCTCTAATGCGTTCGATTACCAACTCGTGGGCGCTTGGTGGAGAGTTACTGCTCGAATGGACCGATCCACGTTCACTGATAACCGAAGCGGCACTCGCTGCACGGTACAGCAAACATAATTATCAAGTAGCGGCATCCGCATCACGCCGGGGCCTTGACATCAGCTATTGGCAGCGAATACACCAACGCATACAGATGGCAACCATGGTCGCTTGGAATCGTAAGACACAGAAAACTATCGCTTCAATTAGTTATCAATGGGATTTTGAGGATTCTGTTGTGCGCAGTATGGTAAACTCTGATCTCTCCGTAGGCTTTCAGTATTATCG TTCACTTCCACATATTCCGTGTGGCATGGGTTTGAGTGCATTGATTAGTTTATTAAACAATCGCTTGGCATTTGGCCTTAAATTTGTTTTGGATCCTAGTGGGCAAAGACGCGGTGACGAATGA